In Gemmatimonadota bacterium, a single genomic region encodes these proteins:
- a CDS encoding Rrf2 family transcriptional regulator, with protein MMHISAKGDYGLRAVLDLCLHDGEGPVLRTDIAVRQNIPAAYLVQLLNLLRKAGLVHSIRGPKGGHLLLKRPDELTVEEVLAALEGPVNLVDKREKSGDAETDVFNDVWESVGTAVHDVLSSVTFADLCRKYRARQMPVTFRI; from the coding sequence ATGATGCACATTTCCGCTAAAGGTGACTACGGTTTGCGGGCGGTCTTAGACCTGTGTCTGCACGATGGGGAAGGGCCAGTTTTGCGTACCGATATCGCTGTGCGGCAAAATATCCCCGCAGCGTATTTGGTACAGTTGCTCAATCTTTTGCGAAAAGCCGGTTTGGTACACAGTATTCGCGGTCCCAAAGGCGGGCATTTGTTGTTGAAACGTCCGGATGAGTTGACCGTGGAAGAGGTATTGGCTGCTCTGGAGGGACCCGTCAATTTGGTGGATAAGCGCGAAAAGTCTGGGGATGCGGAAACAGATGTGTTCAATGACGTGTGGGAATCTGTGGGGACTGCTGTACACGATGTCCTGTCATCGGTGACATTTGCCGATTTGTGTCGAAAGTACCGGGCGCGTCAGATGCCTGTCACATTCCGGATATGA